The following are from one region of the Halobellus limi genome:
- a CDS encoding ABC transporter ATP-binding protein produces MSEQTTDPRTNGGSPQRADDGRPAGETDGALDGEDLVLSYPGSDGPVVDGESITATSGAVTALVGPNGSGKSTLLKGLADQLEPDAGSVLVDGRAIQSFDKKELARKMGLLSQESTSPDSITVEDLVYHGRYPHRGFFESTTEEDERAVDRAVELAGCGHLRDREVGSLSGGQKQLAWIAMVLAQDTDVLLLDEPTTFLDLHHQLEVMEIVETLREESDITVVVVLHDIQQAARLADEMVALKDGAIQARGTPEDVVTEELLAEVFEIDAEVELTPRGPRIEPIRPRHDDDCQRPTDRVARADGGDG; encoded by the coding sequence ATGTCGGAGCAAACGACCGATCCACGGACGAACGGCGGGAGCCCGCAGCGCGCAGACGACGGGCGTCCAGCCGGCGAAACCGACGGGGCCCTCGACGGCGAGGACCTCGTCCTCTCGTACCCCGGCAGCGACGGGCCGGTCGTCGACGGTGAGTCGATCACGGCCACCTCCGGCGCGGTGACGGCGCTGGTCGGGCCGAACGGCTCGGGCAAGAGTACGCTCTTGAAGGGGCTCGCCGACCAGCTGGAACCCGACGCCGGCTCGGTACTCGTCGACGGCCGGGCGATCCAGTCGTTCGATAAGAAGGAACTCGCCCGAAAGATGGGGCTGCTCTCTCAGGAGAGCACCTCGCCCGACAGCATCACCGTCGAGGACCTCGTCTACCACGGCCGCTACCCGCATCGCGGGTTCTTCGAGAGTACGACCGAGGAAGACGAGCGGGCCGTCGACCGCGCAGTCGAGCTGGCCGGCTGTGGCCACCTGCGCGACCGGGAAGTCGGCAGCCTCAGCGGCGGGCAGAAACAGCTCGCGTGGATCGCGATGGTGCTCGCGCAGGACACCGACGTTCTCCTCTTAGACGAGCCGACGACGTTCCTCGATCTGCACCACCAGCTGGAGGTGATGGAGATCGTCGAGACCCTGCGCGAGGAGAGCGACATCACGGTGGTCGTCGTCCTGCACGACATCCAGCAGGCGGCGCGGCTCGCCGACGAGATGGTCGCGCTCAAGGACGGCGCGATCCAGGCCCGTGGCACGCCCGAGGACGTCGTCACCGAGGAGTTGCTCGCGGAGGTGTTCGAGATCGACGCCGAGGTGGAGTTGACGCCACGCGGCCCGCGGATCGAGCCGATCCGCCCCCGTCACGACGACGACTGCCAGCGGCCGACCGACCGCGTCGCCCGCGCCGACGGCGGGGACGGCTGA
- a CDS encoding ABC transporter substrate-binding protein gives MAGDSSDHEAPTRRDYLKYGGAVVGGGLLAGCTGSSDGSSTPEGTPTGTGAANETKTETATGDTSYSVTMAPMGEVEFESVPEEWMAYFSTYGDIGVALGQLDGLRGLIFTENWPLAFFEHLPDVEVSFEDVAQLMGDGGIDKESFYELDADVHLMDPNFISLLDDNWGEDDYEEIATNVGPVIGNSIRRRGEDWHDYSYYSLYEAFGRIADVFDERERYEALKAVHDGLISDVRSNLPDEEDRPTVGLLSINSDFENGSFYAYPVNDGNGHKQYRDVEMRGAFDDAIEGGYARWDYEQILDVDPDALLFQYGFSHVSTEEFERRMDAMRSDPVGQQLTAVRNDRLYRGGTSYQGPLINLFQTEAAAKQFYPDAFGEWNGIETLSNPDDRLFDYQRVSDIVTGDF, from the coding sequence ATGGCGGGCGATTCCAGCGACCACGAGGCACCGACGCGGCGCGACTATCTGAAGTACGGCGGGGCAGTCGTCGGCGGGGGACTGCTCGCCGGGTGTACCGGGAGTTCGGACGGGAGTTCGACGCCCGAAGGCACCCCGACAGGGACGGGGGCGGCAAACGAGACGAAGACGGAGACCGCGACCGGGGACACCAGTTACTCGGTGACGATGGCACCGATGGGCGAGGTCGAGTTCGAGTCCGTCCCCGAGGAGTGGATGGCGTATTTCAGCACGTACGGCGATATAGGCGTCGCGCTCGGCCAACTCGACGGCCTCCGGGGGCTGATATTCACCGAGAACTGGCCGCTCGCGTTCTTCGAGCACCTCCCGGACGTCGAGGTCTCCTTCGAGGACGTCGCCCAGCTTATGGGCGACGGCGGGATCGACAAGGAGTCGTTCTACGAACTGGACGCCGACGTGCACCTGATGGACCCGAATTTCATCAGTCTCCTCGACGACAACTGGGGGGAGGACGATTACGAGGAGATCGCGACCAACGTCGGACCCGTCATCGGCAACTCCATCCGTCGCCGCGGCGAGGACTGGCACGACTACTCCTACTACTCGCTGTATGAGGCCTTCGGGCGGATCGCCGACGTCTTCGACGAACGCGAGCGATACGAGGCGCTCAAAGCGGTTCACGACGGCCTGATCTCGGACGTACGGTCGAACCTCCCCGATGAGGAGGACCGGCCGACCGTCGGGCTCCTGTCGATCAACTCGGACTTCGAGAACGGCTCGTTCTACGCGTACCCCGTCAACGACGGAAACGGCCACAAACAGTACAGGGACGTCGAAATGCGCGGAGCGTTCGACGACGCCATCGAGGGCGGCTACGCTCGGTGGGACTACGAGCAGATACTCGACGTCGACCCCGACGCGCTGCTGTTCCAGTACGGTTTCTCGCACGTCTCGACCGAGGAGTTCGAGCGGCGAATGGACGCTATGCGTTCGGACCCGGTCGGCCAGCAGCTGACCGCGGTTCGGAACGACCGCCTCTACCGCGGTGGGACGTCGTATCAGGGGCCCCTGATCAACCTCTTCCAGACGGAGGCGGCCGCCAAGCAGTTCTACCCGGACGCCTTCGGGGAGTGGAACGGGATCGAGACGCTGTCGAACCCGGACGACCGCCTGTTCGACTACCAGCGCGTCTCTGACATCGTCACCGGAGATTTCTAA